AAGCAAACGGTGTTGTAACAGTGAATGAGGTTTTAAGAACATCCCTACAGCTTTCTAATCACAAAATGAGCTGGACAGAACTGGATAACGACATACAGATTGCCGAACATAAGCTGAAAACTATTCTTTCTCTTCCGGAATCTCAGGAGATGCATGTAGATACAGAGGATTTGATCTCAGATAAAGCAGCAATTCCTTACATCAATGATCTTACAGAAACGGCATTAAACAAAAACGAATCTGTTGGAATTACCCACAAAAACCTTTCGTTAAAGGAACTGGACCAGAAAATCACCAAGGCAAATTATTTACCCAAAATAACTGCTGGCGGAGAATATTTCTTAAAGTATCCGAATATGATGTTTTTCCCCCCTGAACCTTATGCCTATCGCCTGGGAATGCTGGGAGTGAACCTGACCTACCCCATTGAAAACCTGTACAAAAACAAATATAAAATGCAGGAAGCCAAAGAAAATATCAACCTGGCGAAGCTTCAAATTGAAGAGAATGAGGAGAAAATAAGACATAATGTGTATGAAGCTTACAAAAAGTTTGAAGAAACGGATCAAAAGGTAAAAATTGCTGAAGAAGCCATTAACCAGGCCAAAGAAAACTATCGCATTGTAAGAACAAAATATGCTAACAAATTAAGTCTTATCACTGAACTTATAGATGCAGACAATACCTATCTGGAAGCTGAATCTAATCTTATCTCGGTAAAAATTAACAGACAACTAAAATACTATCAACTCCAATATACGATTGGAAACTTATAAAAACTATGGCACAGAAACAACTGACACAAAAGGAAAAAAGAATCAACAAGACGATTACTTTACTGGCCTGGATCCTAATCATCAGTGGAGTTACAGGAATGGTAAGCTTTTATCTTTTTACAAGGAAGAATATTACAACCAATGATGCGCAGATAGAACAATATATTACTCCCGTTTCCAGTAAGGTTTCAGGATTTATCAAAACCATAAAGTTTAATGAAAATCAATTTGTACATAAGGGAGATACCTTACTGATTATAGACAACAGAGAATTTGTGAATCAGGTACATATGGCTGAAGCTAATCTTCATGCGAACACTGAAAATATTACAACCATCCAAAGTGGCGTAAATACCAAGGAGAGTGATACCAAAATAATTGATGCGAAGATTGCCTCTGCAAAAATTGATATCTGGAGAACTGAACAGGACTATAAAAGATATAAAAATCTATTGGCAGAAGATGCTGCTACTGAACAGGATTTTGAAAATGTAAAGGCTTCCTACGAACAGTCAAAAGCCAATATGCTGGCACTGGAACAACAGAAAAATGCAATCAAGGCCGGAGCCAGCGAACAACAAACAAAAGTTGCTCCTGCAAAAAGCCAGATTCAACAAAGTTCTGCCAGCCTGAATAATGCCAAACTTTTCCTTTCATACACTGTAATCACAGCTCCTTATGATGGCTGGGTGGGTAAAAAAACCATTCAGGAAGGACAATTGATTAAAGAAGGACAGGCATTGGTGCAAATGGTAAGCAAGGAAAAATGGATCATTGCCAATTACAAGGAGACCCAGCTTGGACAAATCGACCAAAAACAAGAAGTTATCATTACAGCAGACGCTTATCCCGGTATTGAATTCAAGGGAAAGATACTTTCTGTTTCCCCGGCATCAGGATCCCAGTTTTCTCTGGTAAAACCGGATAATGCAACCGGAAACTTCGTAAAGATTGAACAAAGGTTTCCTGTAAAAATTATTCTTGACAATAATAAAGAAAACGAAAAACTGCTTTCCGGAATGAATGTTCTGGTAAGCGCGAAGAAGATATGAGTTTGAGTGTGGGAGAGTATTAGAGTATTAGAGTATTAGAGTATTAGAGTATTAGAGTACAAAATTATCTTCAACCCAACACGTTTCGGACTTAATAATTAAATTATTTTTTTTAGCGAAAAGGCAAAACCGCAAAATAGCGAATCTGCAAATTTTTTCTTTTAGCATATTTGCCATTTTACCTTTTACTTTTACACCTTTGCCCTTTTGTCTTTTCGCATTTTATATTCAGAAAAGAGAAGACTCATTCTCTGTTCACCATTTTATAATTCGTTAGAATTCCTCTTTTCTCACCTTTTAAGAACTATGCAACATAATACTGTCTATCATAAATGGGTGCCACAATGGCTAAAGCTGCCAATTCTTGTGCTGGCTTTATTTCCCCACCTGATGTTATTGTCACTATTACATTCCAACAGTGCTTTCACATCTTCCTTTATGGATGTAGATTCGGACGACATCCAATACCTAATGATTTTGATGTATGGGACATTTGTGGTTACCCTTTTAGTTTTACAGCGATTTATGGCTTATTTCAGCGTAAAGTACTATGTTCTGTTGATGTCTTCCATCTCGGTAATCATCCTTTATGTTTTATCCATCACCAATGATTATCACGTTATTTTAGTCATCAGGTTTCTGGAAGGTATTTTCGGATTGCTTGAAGGAGCCATTTTCCTTCCCTTGATTATTGCAGAATTAAAAACAAGACACGCCAAAGTCCTGGCCTACTTATTCATGTATTCCATTATGCTTACGGGAGGAACAGTAACGACCTCTTTACTAAAGTCCAGTATTGAAAACTATGACTTCCAGCATATGGTTCTCATGATGGTTTATTTTCATGTTTTTGTACTTATCATAGGGATAGCCATTTTTAACAAAAACAGATTTTTCCCTAAAAAACCGTTGTATCAATTGGATATTTCCAGCTGGTTTTTGCTTTGGGTATGTCTGCAGGCCGGTGGTTATGCTATAATTTACGGAAAAAGGCTGATGTGGTTTGAATCTGATACCATCATCATGTGTCTCTTCATATTTTTACTTTCCGGTGGATTATTCATGCTTAAACAGAGAAACTCAAAAAGACCATTGTTCCATTTTGAGGTTTTCAGTTCTAAAAATGTAATCGCAGGGATGATTCTGTTTTTTATCTTTTATTTGATTCGATCAGGACTTAATAATGTCTACAGTATTATGGCAACAGTCTGGAAATGGCCTTGGGATTATATTGTAAACATCCAATACTGGAATGTTGCAGGAACACTTTTAGGCGTTCTTTTATCAGGAATATGTCTTATTAAGGGAGTTTCATCAAGAATTGTATTTTTTACAGGATTTCTTTTACTGGCAGTTGATTGCGCTTGGTTTACCTATACTTTTTATCCGGACACTACCCTTTCCACTATTTGTCCTCCTTTATTTTTACAAGGAGTAGCACAGGGATTATTGTTTACTCCACTTGTATTTTTCTTAATCTCAGGAATGCCTGAAGAATATGTTGCCAATGCCTCAGCCCTCGGAACTACAACTCGTTTCTGGACCACAGCAATTGGATATGCATTAATGCAAAACCTGATGCTCTTTCTAACATTAAAACATTCTGATACCCTAAGCTTCAATCTTACAGATACCAATCCAATCTTCTACAGCCAATGGAATCAGATTTTTGGATCCAATATTTCAAAACTACCGGTCAACGAATCCCTTTCTATGACTGCAGGAGCTTTTAAAGCGAAAATAACAGCCCAATCCATATTACTTTCCAATATGGAGATTTTTACCGGATTATTTTGGCTGGCATTAATTACGGCCATTCTATTACTCCTTTATCATCCCGTAAAAATAGCAGTAAGAAATATTATGTAACTTTAAACGACAATATCGCACAAGCCATCTTCGTTTAATACAAAAAGCTACGTATGGAAATTGAAAGAATAATACAGGATCAAAGGGATTTTTTTAAAACTCAGCAAACGAAAAACATTAAGTTTCGTAAGATGTATCTTGAAAAAATGAAAGACCTTATCATAAAACATGAAGATCTCCTATATGAAGCTATTTACAAGGATTTTGGCAAGTCAAAATTTGATACTTTCACTACAGAAATCTCCTTTATCTTAAATGATATTGATTATTATCTGAAAAACTTACAGTCGCTCTCAAAGCCAAAAAAAGTAAGCACCAATCTGGTCAATCAATTAGGAAGCAGCAAAGTTTATGCTGAGCCATTAGGCTGTATCCTTGTTATAGGAGCTTGGAATTATCCTTATCAATTATCATTATCTCCCATTATTGCTGCCATAGCTGCAGGAAACTGCTGTATTCTAAAACCCAGTGAAATTGCTGAAAATACCATGAAGGCAATGTCTAAAATCATCAATGAAAATTTTCCATCCGAATATTTGTATGTGTATGAAGGAGGCATTGATGAAACCACGGAATTGCTAAAATTGAAATTCGATAAAATATTCTTTACCGGAAGCACCAAAGTTGGAAAGATCGTTTACAAAGCGGCCGCGGAACATTTAACCCCTGTTGTTCTTGAACTGGGTGGAAAATCTCCAGTCATTGTAACAAAAAATGCTAATTTAGATGTTGCAGCCAAAAGAATTGTTTGGGGGAAATTTTTAAATGCCGGACAAACCTGTGTGGCTCCAGATTACCTACTGATAGAAGAAGCCGTTCAGGAGCAGTTTTTGGAAATGCTGAGAAAATATATTCTGGAATTTAAATATGATGCTGATTCGGAGCAATACACAAAAATCATCAATCAAAGAAATTTTCAGCGATTAGCAAGTCTTATTGACAAAGATAAAATATACTTCGGGGGAAATCTCAACGAGGAAAAACGATATATAGAACCTACAATTCTCAATACTATTGATTGGAATGACGAAATCATGCAGGAAGAAATCTTTGGACCTATCCTGCCTGTCATTAGTTTTAAAAACTACAACATTGCCCTAAATACTGTTTTGGAACAGGAAAAACCTCTTGCAGCCTATCTTTTTACGAATAACAATGAAGAAAAAGAACAGTTTACCAAAAAACTTTCCTTTGGTGGCGGATGTA
This genomic interval from Chryseobacterium joostei contains the following:
- a CDS encoding HlyD family secretion protein; amino-acid sequence: MAQKQLTQKEKRINKTITLLAWILIISGVTGMVSFYLFTRKNITTNDAQIEQYITPVSSKVSGFIKTIKFNENQFVHKGDTLLIIDNREFVNQVHMAEANLHANTENITTIQSGVNTKESDTKIIDAKIASAKIDIWRTEQDYKRYKNLLAEDAATEQDFENVKASYEQSKANMLALEQQKNAIKAGASEQQTKVAPAKSQIQQSSASLNNAKLFLSYTVITAPYDGWVGKKTIQEGQLIKEGQALVQMVSKEKWIIANYKETQLGQIDQKQEVIITADAYPGIEFKGKILSVSPASGSQFSLVKPDNATGNFVKIEQRFPVKIILDNNKENEKLLSGMNVLVSAKKI
- a CDS encoding aldehyde dehydrogenase encodes the protein MEIERIIQDQRDFFKTQQTKNIKFRKMYLEKMKDLIIKHEDLLYEAIYKDFGKSKFDTFTTEISFILNDIDYYLKNLQSLSKPKKVSTNLVNQLGSSKVYAEPLGCILVIGAWNYPYQLSLSPIIAAIAAGNCCILKPSEIAENTMKAMSKIINENFPSEYLYVYEGGIDETTELLKLKFDKIFFTGSTKVGKIVYKAAAEHLTPVVLELGGKSPVIVTKNANLDVAAKRIVWGKFLNAGQTCVAPDYLLIEEAVQEQFLEMLRKYILEFKYDADSEQYTKIINQRNFQRLASLIDKDKIYFGGNLNEEKRYIEPTILNTIDWNDEIMQEEIFGPILPVISFKNYNIALNTVLEQEKPLAAYLFTNNNEEKEQFTKKLSFGGGCINDTVMHLSNDNLPFGGVGSSGIGNYHGKYGFDAFSHQKAILEKLTWGEPSIKYPPYSEKKLSWIKKLL
- a CDS encoding TolC family protein gives rise to the protein MIDYQHLGLQQAIEIGLKNNKNIQISHLKQEMSATKEKDLTMEKLPDVEFHTSYTQVTNLFQYQDGVFSKPTKYDAINGMYDFTLSASIPVYMGGKIKNTEKKAAIDTEISTLRTHLDERLLKMEIITAFLQIHHLKEQQILINDKMKEDSVNIKQVKALKANGVVTVNEVLRTSLQLSNHKMSWTELDNDIQIAEHKLKTILSLPESQEMHVDTEDLISDKAAIPYINDLTETALNKNESVGITHKNLSLKELDQKITKANYLPKITAGGEYFLKYPNMMFFPPEPYAYRLGMLGVNLTYPIENLYKNKYKMQEAKENINLAKLQIEENEEKIRHNVYEAYKKFEETDQKVKIAEEAINQAKENYRIVRTKYANKLSLITELIDADNTYLEAESNLISVKINRQLKYYQLQYTIGNL
- a CDS encoding MFS transporter; translated protein: MQHNTVYHKWVPQWLKLPILVLALFPHLMLLSLLHSNSAFTSSFMDVDSDDIQYLMILMYGTFVVTLLVLQRFMAYFSVKYYVLLMSSISVIILYVLSITNDYHVILVIRFLEGIFGLLEGAIFLPLIIAELKTRHAKVLAYLFMYSIMLTGGTVTTSLLKSSIENYDFQHMVLMMVYFHVFVLIIGIAIFNKNRFFPKKPLYQLDISSWFLLWVCLQAGGYAIIYGKRLMWFESDTIIMCLFIFLLSGGLFMLKQRNSKRPLFHFEVFSSKNVIAGMILFFIFYLIRSGLNNVYSIMATVWKWPWDYIVNIQYWNVAGTLLGVLLSGICLIKGVSSRIVFFTGFLLLAVDCAWFTYTFYPDTTLSTICPPLFLQGVAQGLLFTPLVFFLISGMPEEYVANASALGTTTRFWTTAIGYALMQNLMLFLTLKHSDTLSFNLTDTNPIFYSQWNQIFGSNISKLPVNESLSMTAGAFKAKITAQSILLSNMEIFTGLFWLALITAILLLLYHPVKIAVRNIM